A region from the Methanobrevibacter olleyae genome encodes:
- a CDS encoding nucleotidyltransferase domain-containing protein gives MNNPVEIAHEFAKSIKSDDIVQIILFGSVARGDDTEEFDIDILIVSPIAEEIRHDIHQKAIDIIFEKDEVISPRLMTVDYFNKTKNYYFLTNVLREGLVIG, from the coding sequence ATGAATAATCCTGTTGAAATTGCTCATGAGTTTGCAAAATCTATTAAATCTGATGATATTGTACAAATTATCCTATTTGGTTCTGTAGCTCGTGGTGATGATACTGAAGAGTTTGATATTGATATTTTAATTGTTTCTCCAATTGCAGAGGAAATTAGGCATGATATTCATCAAAAGGCTATTGACATTATTTTTGAAAAAGATGAAGTTATATCTCCTAGATTAATGACTGTTGATTATTTTAATAAAACAAAAAATTATTACTTTTTAACTAATGTTCTTAGAGAAGGTCTTGTAATTGGGTGA